Proteins from one Mycobacterium sp. SMC-2 genomic window:
- a CDS encoding alpha/beta hydrolase codes for MTEPNFARPGIDPTFKALLDAFPMTFNAADGVEVARSRLRLLKVPPEMLPDLRFEDRTIGHGDIADVPVRIYWPPLEPAEASPVVVFYHGGGFCLGGLDTHDPLARAHAVGAEAIVVSVDYRLAPEHPFPAGVNDAWAALQWVAEHAAELGGDPNRIAVAGDSAGGNLAAVMAHLANENAGPELRFQLLWYPVVTADLSLPSFIENADAPILDRDVIDAFLSWYLPDIDISDPGALPVTLAPANATDLSGLPPAYIGTAEHDPLRDDGARYAELLDAAGVPAELSNEPTLVHGYASFALVIPAAADATDRGLAALKKALHA; via the coding sequence ATGACCGAGCCCAATTTCGCCCGACCGGGCATCGATCCCACATTCAAGGCGTTGCTCGACGCCTTCCCGATGACCTTCAACGCAGCCGACGGCGTGGAGGTCGCGCGCTCGCGGCTGCGGCTGCTCAAGGTGCCGCCCGAAATGCTGCCCGACCTGCGATTCGAGGACCGCACGATCGGTCACGGCGACATCGCCGACGTTCCCGTGCGGATCTACTGGCCGCCCCTGGAGCCGGCGGAGGCGTCGCCCGTCGTCGTCTTCTACCACGGCGGCGGTTTCTGCCTCGGCGGCCTGGACACCCACGACCCCCTCGCCCGCGCGCACGCCGTGGGCGCCGAGGCCATCGTGGTGTCCGTCGACTACCGGCTGGCCCCCGAACACCCGTTCCCGGCCGGGGTCAACGACGCCTGGGCGGCCTTGCAGTGGGTCGCCGAGCACGCCGCGGAGCTGGGCGGCGACCCGAACCGGATCGCCGTCGCGGGTGACTCAGCCGGCGGCAACCTGGCCGCCGTGATGGCGCACCTGGCCAACGAGAACGCCGGGCCCGAGCTCAGGTTCCAGCTGCTGTGGTATCCGGTCGTGACCGCCGACCTGTCGCTGCCGTCCTTCATCGAGAACGCCGACGCGCCCATCCTGGACCGCGACGTGATCGACGCCTTTCTGTCCTGGTATCTGCCCGACATCGACATCAGCGACCCGGGCGCCCTGCCGGTCACCCTCGCGCCGGCGAATGCGACGGATCTGTCCGGCTTGCCGCCCGCCTACATCGGGACCGCCGAACATGATCCGCTGCGCGACGACGGGGCCCGCTATGCCGAGCTGCTGGACGCCGCCGGTGTGCCCGCGGAATTGAGCAACGAGCCCACGCTGGTGCACGGCTACGCCAGCTTCGCTCTGGTGATACCCGCGGCCGCCGACGCCACCGACCGCGGGCTGGCCGCGCTGAAGAAGGCGCTTCACGCCTAG